In Labrus mixtus chromosome 13, fLabMix1.1, whole genome shotgun sequence, a single genomic region encodes these proteins:
- the lrrfip1a gene encoding leucine-rich repeat flightless-interacting protein 1 isoform X15, with product MGTQGTGRKRSTKKERSTAEDDALNLIAREAEARLAAKRAARAEAREIRMKELERQQKELSDEDERMSVGSRGSVRVEDRDYLEKGSRAASALTAGTLTSLGGSSSRRGSGETAVTVDAETSLREIKEIHELKDQIQDVETKYTQNLKEVKDTLAEVEEKYRKAMVSNAQLDNEKNNLMYQVDTLKDSLMELEELLSESRRGYDEKVKDFEREKHAHSVLQFQFSEMKETLKQSEELLNEIRQLRMKQEGFVREISDLQETVEWKDKKIGALERQKEYTDAIRIERDELREEVVTLKDILKKHGIVLGPDLNINGDIGETQVDGSPSEDPSSPSAQDSQAPAEGNSMLGNTKATQLRTRGDEDVDLEQHQDMFEEVKVNPLGSDTVCNTAEESACSKIGNVDIKVKESKTAVGGDMAKTSNQVTDNTQDKQKKKKKKNVEECNLTNTESCPQQKVTQDVTKENCPDESIPALPNSEPQQEQDDTKKVDNDEEEEMPSQAQGAVASGKKKKKKRKGKKKVGNNEDNNQPKEKGKTEKGMQPATKDNGTINARFCCWPVTETLKELKGNQVKNKQDKQKQKDVAGGVQVVKPVEVVHSNDISKESQMDPVTDEHCKEQTLETEKLKEIEALASCGSIEAPQGFRDRVSDEKNEQHSLETETTKTVQVTATTETFPQADTLMETEAESVKESETDPEKESETDPEKESETDPEKESETDPEKNEQGEEQKLEEKMEEIRSRTSPVPESNLSTPDTREISSDAEITEDDAKDCTSSVENSEMLNVTETENIEEVKEINTGETIEARADHDTDEKNKDQNLDSEMVNPVEAVAPIETFSHEEYPSKESRRDSIKDEDDMEQALETSEVEEESTFNPGSETSFSTSDLEDSINAESIEYPAKRCTSSEGNSDIEISTNSSVIHTESEAVDSAASEVGSINEIKSETNDEENSEGDAHVPDHSDAAPDESESTNSPDSGSMVYSTSTDGLYDGQQSLSESEQPSELLSETADMDSCSDSTPIDISERDSEDETQTVVEYEGPETEGESPPPTLDAGHSELVPDRTEEEELNGDLREAEGLVEPDSSPNDKINDASDTEKSPLEAVVQSEGLDEEQNKTSEFAELTDESHAELSSATEEINTIDMLDSPDSPKEGTEISSSIKQDHNTEESVVEEDPERTDIDDDQQSETHFCPLMEQQHEPLKDKSEDYQRSEVSSELTLLDSDDEGDVDEEGQSFDFDELEMEDAVAMNLPENPKQIAIVEGVEILSKESHKGSLDLSQSNIDLMENTDPGEGGHRVDKRHEESDAVSQDTQNSWVHGDASSENLVEEQVNILEEVGVTEEPRRVTEKGKVLKVGVVSEKLNQAMSLPLEEGLDAVQHELKEDDSVSLKSWDLVSSNTESVQTGRNSRKGSKKGKGKGKEDCKMS from the exons GTGGAGGACAGAGATTATCTGGAGAAG GGATCTCGAGCAGCTTCTGCCTTAACTGCAGGGACCCTCACCTCATTAGGCGGATCGTCCTCGCGGAGAGGCAGCGGGGAGACGGCCGTTACTGTCGATGCAGAGACGTCTTTACGAGAAATCAAG GAGATTCATGAACTGAAGGATCAGATACAGGATGTGGAAACCAAGTACACGCAGAACCTTAAAGAAGTCAAG GACACGTTAGCAGAAGTGGAGGAGAAGTACCGTAAGGCTATGGTATCTAATGCCCAGCTGGATAATGAGAAAAACAACCTGATGTACCAGGTGGACACGCTCAAGGACTCACTCATGGAGCTCGAGGAACTGCTTTCAGAGTCACGCCGGGGATATGATGAAAAAGTCAAG GACTTTGAGCGAGAGAAACATGCCCACTCTGTGCTTCAGTTCCAGTTCAGTGAAATGAAAGAGACCCTAAAACAGAGTGAAGAGTTGCTAAAC GAGATCCGTCAGCTGCGTATGAAACAGGAGGGTTTTGTTAGAGAAATATCTGACCTGCAGGAGACCGTGGAATGGAAGGATAAAAAAATTGGG GCCTTAGAGCGACAGAAAGAGTACACAGATGCAATCCGCATCGAGCGAGATGAGCTCAGAGAAGAGGTGGTCACGctgaaagacattttaaag AAACATGGAATAGTATTGGGACCTGATCTAAACATAAATGGTGACATCGGTGAGACACAAGTCGATGGCTCCCCCAGTGAAGATCCCTCTTCCCCATCGGCTCAGGATTCACAGGCACCGGCGGAGGGGAACAGCATGCTCG GCAACACAAAGGCGACTCAGTTGAGAACTAGAGGAGATGAAGATGTGGATCTGGAGCAGCATCAAGACATGTTTGAAGAAGTGAAAGTGAATCCTTTGGGCTCCGATACAGTCTGTAATACTGCTGAAGAAAGTGCCTGCAGCAAGATAGGAAATGTTGACATAAAAGTCAAAGAATCTAAAACAGCAGTGGGTGGAGATATGGCAAAGACAAGTAACCAAGTGACAGACAACACTCAagataagcaaaaaaaaaaaaaaaaaaaaaatgttgaggaATGCAATTTGACTAATACAGAATCGTGTCCTCAGCAAAAAGTCACACAAgatgttacaaaagaaaattgTCCCGATGAGTCCATCCCAGCTCTACCAAACTCTGAACCTCAACAAGAGCAGGATGACACCAAGAAGGTCGataatgatgaagaagaggaaatgcCAAGTCAGGCTCAGGGCGCTGTTGCttcaggaaagaaaaagaagaagaagaggaaaggcaaaaaaaaagttggaaacaATGAGGATAACAACCAACCAAAAGAAAAgggcaaaacagaaaaaggaatgCAACCGGCTACAAAAGATAATGGAACAATCAATGCCAGGTTCTGCTGTTGGCCCGTCACTGAAACCCTCAAGGAGTTAAAGGGGAATCAAGTGAAGAATAAGCAGGACaagcaaaaacagaaagatgTAGCTGGAGGAGTACAAGTGGTAAAACCCGTTGAAGTCGTACACAGTaatgacatttcaaaagaaTCCCAAATGGATCCAGTTACAGATGAACACTGCAAGGAACAAACTTTGGAAACAGAGAAGTTGAAAGAAATCGAAGCATTGGCGTCTTGTGGATCCATTGAAGCCCCACAGGGTTTTAGAGATCGTGTTAGTGATGAAAagaatgagcaacacagcttGGAAACTGAAACGACAAAAACAGTACAGGTTACAGCAACCACTGAGACCTTTCCTCAAGCTGATACTCTTATGGAAACTGAAGCAGAATCCGTAAAGGAATCTGAAACAGACCCGGAAAAGGAATCTGAAACAGACCCGGAAAAGGAATCTGAAACAGACCCGGAAAAGGAATCTGAAACAGATCCCGAGAAGAATGAGCAAGGTGAGGAACAGAAATTGGAAGAGAAGATGGAAGAAATTAGATCTAGAACAAGCCCTGTTCCAGAAAGCAATCTCAGTACTCCTGATACAAGGGAAATCTCCAGTGATGCTGAAATCACTGAGGATGATGCCAAGGATTGTACTTCCAGTGTAGAAAACAGTGAAATGCTAAATGttacagaaacagagaacataGAAGAAGTGAAAGAAATTAATACTGGTGAAACCATTGAAGCTAGAGCAGATCATGATACAGATGAAAAGAACAAGGATCAAAATTTGGACTCTGAAATGGTAAACCCAGTAGAGGCAGTGGCACCCATTGAAACCTTCTCTCATGAAGAATATCCATCTAAGGAATCCAGAAGAGATTCAATCAAGGATGAAGATGACATGGAACAAGCTTTGGAAACATCCgaagtagaagaagaatctACATTTAATCCGGGGTCAGAAACCAGTTTCAGTACGTCTGATCTTGAAGACTCCATAAACGCAGAGAGCATTGAGTATCCTGCCAAGAGGTGTACTTCAAGTGAAGGCAACAGTGATATAGAGATCTCCACTAACAGCAGCGTCATCCACACCGAGTCCGAAGCTGTTGACAGTGCAGCGAGTGAAGTGGGTTCTATCAATGAAATCAAATCTGAAACAAACGATGAGGAAAACAGTGAAGGTGACGCCCATGTCCCAGACCACAGTGACGCTGCTCCTGATGAATCTGAATCCACCAACAGTCCTGATAGTGGTTCCATGGTGTACTCGACCTCCACCGATGGCCTTTACGATGGTCAACAAAGCTTGTCTGAGTCAGAGCAGCCTTCAGAGCTGCTATCAGAGACTGCAGACATGGACTCGTGCAGTGACAGCACTCCCATCGATATTTCTGAAAGAGATTCTGAGGATGAAACTCAGACAGTCGTGGAGTACGAGGGGCCAGAGACTGAAGGAGAATCTCCTCCTCCCACTCTTGATGCTGGTCATTCAGAGCTAGTACCAGAcaggacagaagaggaggagctgaatgGAGACTTACGAGAAGCTGAGGGTTTAGTTGAACCAGACAGCTCTCCAAATGACAAAATCAATGATGCATCAGACACTGAAAAGAGTCCTTTGGAAGCTGTAGTTCAGTCCGAAGGTTTAGatgaagaacaaaacaagacGTCAGAGTTTGCAGAGCTGACTGATGAATCACACGCTGAACTGTCTTCTGCAACAGAAGAGATCAACACGATTGACATGTTGGATTCACCAGATTCTCCAAAAGAAGGTACTGAAATCAGTTCCTCTATCAAACAGGACCACAATACCGAAGAGTCCGTCGTTGAAGAAGATCCAGAACGTACAGACATTGATGACGATCAACAAAGTGAGACGCACTTCTGCCCTCTGATGGAGCAACAGCATGAACCCCTGAAAGACAAGTCTGAGGATTATCAGAGGTCCGAGGTATCATCTGAACTCACACTGCTGGACAGTGATGACGAGGGTGATGTAGACGAAGAAGGACAGTCTTTTGATTTTGATGAATTAGAGATGGAAGACGCCGTCGCAATGAATCTGCCGGAAAATCCCAAACAGATAGCAATAGTAGAGGGTGTTGAAATCTTGTCAAAGGAAAGCCACAAGGGAAGTTTAGATCTGTCCCAAAGCAATATTGATTTAATGGAAAATACTGATCCAGGTGAGGGAGGTCACCGAGTAGATAAGCGACATGAAGAGTCGGACGCTGTAAGCCAAGACACCCAAAACTCTTGGGTTCACGGGGATGCTTCCTCTGAAAATCTGGTAGAGGAGCAGGTGAACATTCTGGAAGAAGTAGGCGTAACAGAGGAGCCCAGGCGTGTTACAGAGAAAGGAAAGGTATTAAAAGTTGGCGTTGTTTCAGAGAAACTTAACCAGGCCATGTCTCTACCTTTAGAGGAAGGATTAGATGCTGTTCAGCATGAGTTAAAGGAAGACGATTCAGTTTCACTCAAGAGTTGGGACCTAGTGTCCAGCAACACAGAGTCAGTGCAGACAGGCAGAAATTCAAGGAAGGGCAGCAAGAAAGGCAAAGGCAAGGGCAAAGAGGACTGTAAGATGTCATAG
- the lrrfip1a gene encoding leucine-rich repeat flightless-interacting protein 1 isoform X16, which translates to MSVGSRGSVRVEDRDYLEKGSRAASALTAGTLTSLGGSSSRRGSGETAVTVDAETSLREIKEIHELKDQIQDVETKYTQNLKEVKDTLAEVEEKYRKAMVSNAQLDNEKNNLMYQVDTLKDSLMELEELLSESRRGYDEKVKDFEREKHAHSVLQFQFSEMKETLKQSEELLNEIRQLRMKQEGFVREISDLQETVEWKDKKIGALERQKEYTDAIRIERDELREEVVTLKDILKKHGIVLGPDLNINGDIGETQVDGSPSEDPSSPSAQDSQAPAEGNSMLGNTKATQLRTRGDEDVDLEQHQDMFEEVKVNPLGSDTVCNTAEESACSKIGNVDIKVKESKTAVGGDMAKTSNQVTDNTQDKQKKKKKKNVEECNLTNTESCPQQKVTQDVTKENCPDESIPALPNSEPQQEQDDTKKVDNDEEEEMPSQAQGAVASGKKKKKKRKGKKKVGNNEDNNQPKEKGKTEKGMQPATKDNGTINARFCCWPVTETLKELKGNQVKNKQDKQKQKDVAGGVQVVKPVEVVHSNDISKESQMDPVTDEHCKEQTLETEKLKEIEALASCGSIEAPQGFRDRVSDEKNEQHSLETETTKTVQVTATTETFPQADTLMETEAESVKESETDPEKESETDPEKESETDPEKESETDPEKNEQGEEQKLEEKMEEIRSRTSPVPESNLSTPDTREISSDAEITEDDAKDCTSSVENSEMLNVTETENIEEVKEINTGETIEARADHDTDEKNKDQNLDSEMVNPVEAVAPIETFSHEEYPSKESRRDSIKDEDDMEQALETSEVEEESTFNPGSETSFSTSDLEDSINAESIEYPAKRCTSSEGNSDIEISTNSSVIHTESEAVDSAASEVGSINEIKSETNDEENSEGDAHVPDHSDAAPDESESTNSPDSGSMVYSTSTDGLYDGQQSLSESEQPSELLSETADMDSCSDSTPIDISERDSEDETQTVVEYEGPETEGESPPPTLDAGHSELVPDRTEEEELNGDLREAEGLVEPDSSPNDKINDASDTEKSPLEAVVQSEGLDEEQNKTSEFAELTDESHAELSSATEEINTIDMLDSPDSPKEGTEISSSIKQDHNTEESVVEEDPERTDIDDDQQSETHFCPLMEQQHEPLKDKSEDYQRSEVSSELTLLDSDDEGDVDEEGQSFDFDELEMEDAVAMNLPENPKQIAIVEGVEILSKESHKGSLDLSQSNIDLMENTDPGEGGHRVDKRHEESDAVSQDTQNSWVHGDASSENLVEEQVNILEEVGVTEEPRRVTEKGKVLKVGVVSEKLNQAMSLPLEEGLDAVQHELKEDDSVSLKSWDLVSSNTESVQTGRNSRKGSKKGKGKGKEDCKMS; encoded by the exons GTGGAGGACAGAGATTATCTGGAGAAG GGATCTCGAGCAGCTTCTGCCTTAACTGCAGGGACCCTCACCTCATTAGGCGGATCGTCCTCGCGGAGAGGCAGCGGGGAGACGGCCGTTACTGTCGATGCAGAGACGTCTTTACGAGAAATCAAG GAGATTCATGAACTGAAGGATCAGATACAGGATGTGGAAACCAAGTACACGCAGAACCTTAAAGAAGTCAAG GACACGTTAGCAGAAGTGGAGGAGAAGTACCGTAAGGCTATGGTATCTAATGCCCAGCTGGATAATGAGAAAAACAACCTGATGTACCAGGTGGACACGCTCAAGGACTCACTCATGGAGCTCGAGGAACTGCTTTCAGAGTCACGCCGGGGATATGATGAAAAAGTCAAG GACTTTGAGCGAGAGAAACATGCCCACTCTGTGCTTCAGTTCCAGTTCAGTGAAATGAAAGAGACCCTAAAACAGAGTGAAGAGTTGCTAAAC GAGATCCGTCAGCTGCGTATGAAACAGGAGGGTTTTGTTAGAGAAATATCTGACCTGCAGGAGACCGTGGAATGGAAGGATAAAAAAATTGGG GCCTTAGAGCGACAGAAAGAGTACACAGATGCAATCCGCATCGAGCGAGATGAGCTCAGAGAAGAGGTGGTCACGctgaaagacattttaaag AAACATGGAATAGTATTGGGACCTGATCTAAACATAAATGGTGACATCGGTGAGACACAAGTCGATGGCTCCCCCAGTGAAGATCCCTCTTCCCCATCGGCTCAGGATTCACAGGCACCGGCGGAGGGGAACAGCATGCTCG GCAACACAAAGGCGACTCAGTTGAGAACTAGAGGAGATGAAGATGTGGATCTGGAGCAGCATCAAGACATGTTTGAAGAAGTGAAAGTGAATCCTTTGGGCTCCGATACAGTCTGTAATACTGCTGAAGAAAGTGCCTGCAGCAAGATAGGAAATGTTGACATAAAAGTCAAAGAATCTAAAACAGCAGTGGGTGGAGATATGGCAAAGACAAGTAACCAAGTGACAGACAACACTCAagataagcaaaaaaaaaaaaaaaaaaaaaatgttgaggaATGCAATTTGACTAATACAGAATCGTGTCCTCAGCAAAAAGTCACACAAgatgttacaaaagaaaattgTCCCGATGAGTCCATCCCAGCTCTACCAAACTCTGAACCTCAACAAGAGCAGGATGACACCAAGAAGGTCGataatgatgaagaagaggaaatgcCAAGTCAGGCTCAGGGCGCTGTTGCttcaggaaagaaaaagaagaagaagaggaaaggcaaaaaaaaagttggaaacaATGAGGATAACAACCAACCAAAAGAAAAgggcaaaacagaaaaaggaatgCAACCGGCTACAAAAGATAATGGAACAATCAATGCCAGGTTCTGCTGTTGGCCCGTCACTGAAACCCTCAAGGAGTTAAAGGGGAATCAAGTGAAGAATAAGCAGGACaagcaaaaacagaaagatgTAGCTGGAGGAGTACAAGTGGTAAAACCCGTTGAAGTCGTACACAGTaatgacatttcaaaagaaTCCCAAATGGATCCAGTTACAGATGAACACTGCAAGGAACAAACTTTGGAAACAGAGAAGTTGAAAGAAATCGAAGCATTGGCGTCTTGTGGATCCATTGAAGCCCCACAGGGTTTTAGAGATCGTGTTAGTGATGAAAagaatgagcaacacagcttGGAAACTGAAACGACAAAAACAGTACAGGTTACAGCAACCACTGAGACCTTTCCTCAAGCTGATACTCTTATGGAAACTGAAGCAGAATCCGTAAAGGAATCTGAAACAGACCCGGAAAAGGAATCTGAAACAGACCCGGAAAAGGAATCTGAAACAGACCCGGAAAAGGAATCTGAAACAGATCCCGAGAAGAATGAGCAAGGTGAGGAACAGAAATTGGAAGAGAAGATGGAAGAAATTAGATCTAGAACAAGCCCTGTTCCAGAAAGCAATCTCAGTACTCCTGATACAAGGGAAATCTCCAGTGATGCTGAAATCACTGAGGATGATGCCAAGGATTGTACTTCCAGTGTAGAAAACAGTGAAATGCTAAATGttacagaaacagagaacataGAAGAAGTGAAAGAAATTAATACTGGTGAAACCATTGAAGCTAGAGCAGATCATGATACAGATGAAAAGAACAAGGATCAAAATTTGGACTCTGAAATGGTAAACCCAGTAGAGGCAGTGGCACCCATTGAAACCTTCTCTCATGAAGAATATCCATCTAAGGAATCCAGAAGAGATTCAATCAAGGATGAAGATGACATGGAACAAGCTTTGGAAACATCCgaagtagaagaagaatctACATTTAATCCGGGGTCAGAAACCAGTTTCAGTACGTCTGATCTTGAAGACTCCATAAACGCAGAGAGCATTGAGTATCCTGCCAAGAGGTGTACTTCAAGTGAAGGCAACAGTGATATAGAGATCTCCACTAACAGCAGCGTCATCCACACCGAGTCCGAAGCTGTTGACAGTGCAGCGAGTGAAGTGGGTTCTATCAATGAAATCAAATCTGAAACAAACGATGAGGAAAACAGTGAAGGTGACGCCCATGTCCCAGACCACAGTGACGCTGCTCCTGATGAATCTGAATCCACCAACAGTCCTGATAGTGGTTCCATGGTGTACTCGACCTCCACCGATGGCCTTTACGATGGTCAACAAAGCTTGTCTGAGTCAGAGCAGCCTTCAGAGCTGCTATCAGAGACTGCAGACATGGACTCGTGCAGTGACAGCACTCCCATCGATATTTCTGAAAGAGATTCTGAGGATGAAACTCAGACAGTCGTGGAGTACGAGGGGCCAGAGACTGAAGGAGAATCTCCTCCTCCCACTCTTGATGCTGGTCATTCAGAGCTAGTACCAGAcaggacagaagaggaggagctgaatgGAGACTTACGAGAAGCTGAGGGTTTAGTTGAACCAGACAGCTCTCCAAATGACAAAATCAATGATGCATCAGACACTGAAAAGAGTCCTTTGGAAGCTGTAGTTCAGTCCGAAGGTTTAGatgaagaacaaaacaagacGTCAGAGTTTGCAGAGCTGACTGATGAATCACACGCTGAACTGTCTTCTGCAACAGAAGAGATCAACACGATTGACATGTTGGATTCACCAGATTCTCCAAAAGAAGGTACTGAAATCAGTTCCTCTATCAAACAGGACCACAATACCGAAGAGTCCGTCGTTGAAGAAGATCCAGAACGTACAGACATTGATGACGATCAACAAAGTGAGACGCACTTCTGCCCTCTGATGGAGCAACAGCATGAACCCCTGAAAGACAAGTCTGAGGATTATCAGAGGTCCGAGGTATCATCTGAACTCACACTGCTGGACAGTGATGACGAGGGTGATGTAGACGAAGAAGGACAGTCTTTTGATTTTGATGAATTAGAGATGGAAGACGCCGTCGCAATGAATCTGCCGGAAAATCCCAAACAGATAGCAATAGTAGAGGGTGTTGAAATCTTGTCAAAGGAAAGCCACAAGGGAAGTTTAGATCTGTCCCAAAGCAATATTGATTTAATGGAAAATACTGATCCAGGTGAGGGAGGTCACCGAGTAGATAAGCGACATGAAGAGTCGGACGCTGTAAGCCAAGACACCCAAAACTCTTGGGTTCACGGGGATGCTTCCTCTGAAAATCTGGTAGAGGAGCAGGTGAACATTCTGGAAGAAGTAGGCGTAACAGAGGAGCCCAGGCGTGTTACAGAGAAAGGAAAGGTATTAAAAGTTGGCGTTGTTTCAGAGAAACTTAACCAGGCCATGTCTCTACCTTTAGAGGAAGGATTAGATGCTGTTCAGCATGAGTTAAAGGAAGACGATTCAGTTTCACTCAAGAGTTGGGACCTAGTGTCCAGCAACACAGAGTCAGTGCAGACAGGCAGAAATTCAAGGAAGGGCAGCAAGAAAGGCAAAGGCAAGGGCAAAGAGGACTGTAAGATGTCATAG